From the Neobacillus sp. PS3-34 genome, the window TATTCTCCTAGCTTCATTCCTGATGTGATTTTTGCCCCGGAACCTCTAAGGAACTGTTCAGCCGCCATTTTTGTTTTTCCTGATGGCTGAAGCTCCGTAATCTTTATGGCAGTGCTGTTTCCTGTCTGGACGACAATTCCATCTGAATGGATGTCCACGATCGTACCTGGTGTTTTATTGCTGTCATGGGCCATCTTTACAGTTTGCCAGATCTTTATCACTGCACCGTCCAATGACGTGTAAGCTACAGGCCATGGATTCATCCCGCGAACCTGGTTATATATTTCTTCACCTGTTTTGGACCAGTCGATTAATTCCTGTTCTCTTTTGATATTATAGGCAAACGAAACGTCCGCTTCGTTTTGCGGTATCGGTGTAAGTTTATATTCGAGCAGGAGCGGCAGGGTATCTGACAGGAGCTTTGAACCGGCTGCGCTTAATTTATCATGAAGGGAACCCACATTGTCCTCTTCCGTAATCGGCACCTCGACACGAGTTAAAATATCTCCCGCATCAAGCTTTTCGACCATATACATAATGGTAATGCCGGTCTTTTCTTTCCCCTGGATAATCGAATAATGGATTGGCGCGCCTCCCCTTAATTCCGGAAGAAGTGAGGCATGAACATTTATGCAACCATATTTCGGAGCATCCAGAAGCTCCTTGGGCAAAATTTGTCCAAAAGCT encodes:
- the fmt gene encoding methionyl-tRNA formyltransferase — its product is MTKIVFMGTPDFSVPVLRKIIEDGYEVIGVVTQPDRPVGRKRTLTPPPVKVEAVKHGIPVFQPEKIRQKEELEKILTLNPDLIVTAAFGQILPKELLDAPKYGCINVHASLLPELRGGAPIHYSIIQGKEKTGITIMYMVEKLDAGDILTRVEVPITEEDNVGSLHDKLSAAGSKLLSDTLPLLLEYKLTPIPQNEADVSFAYNIKREQELIDWSKTGEEIYNQVRGMNPWPVAYTSLDGAVIKIWQTVKMAHDSNKTPGTIVDIHSDGIVVQTGNSTAIKITELQPSGKTKMAAEQFLRGSGAKITSGMKLGE